Proteins encoded within one genomic window of Raineyella fluvialis:
- a CDS encoding FABP family protein → MGRTRRLRPGNACSGVTMIGSGRRNWNMLRAYVPGGPWTRVVGPGSTIGGAESGFAHMPLGHRRESLRSLAMELTPNLVPLSRLVGTWAGDGSGGYPTISPFTYHEEITFAFVGKPFLVYTQRTRGADGTPMHMESGYLRHTGDGHLELVLALPTGQVELAEGSLDADADTLTLELDARVWSTSTAKDVSATRRTYRLSGDTLDTVLDMEAVGESMSRHLESRLVRQG, encoded by the coding sequence GTGGGGAGAACCCGCCGGCTGCGCCCCGGCAACGCCTGCTCGGGGGTGACCATGATCGGCTCGGGGCGGCGGAACTGGAACATGCTCCGAGCGTACGTTCCGGGTGGCCCGTGGACCAGAGTCGTCGGTCCCGGCAGCACGATCGGTGGCGCGGAGAGTGGTTTCGCCCACATGCCCCTGGGGCATCGTCGGGAGTCGCTACGATCACTGGCCATGGAGCTCACTCCCAACCTCGTCCCGTTGTCCCGGCTCGTCGGCACCTGGGCCGGCGATGGTAGCGGGGGCTACCCCACCATTTCGCCGTTCACCTACCACGAGGAGATCACCTTCGCCTTCGTCGGCAAGCCGTTCCTCGTCTACACCCAGCGCACCCGCGGTGCCGACGGCACGCCGATGCACATGGAGAGCGGCTATCTGCGCCATACCGGCGACGGGCACCTCGAACTCGTGCTGGCGCTGCCGACCGGCCAGGTGGAGCTCGCCGAGGGCTCCCTGGACGCCGACGCCGACACCCTGACCCTCGAACTGGACGCGCGGGTCTGGTCGACCTCGACCGCCAAGGATGTCTCCGCGACCCGTCGGACCTACCGGCTCAGCGGGGACACGCTGGACACGGTCCTCGACATGGAAGCGGTGGGGGAGTCGATGAGCCGCCACCTCGAGTCGCGGCTGGTGCGCCAGGGCTGA
- the greA gene encoding transcription elongation factor GreA: MAENVTDTVFLTQAAFDKLTADLESLKGNREAISKKIAQAREEGDLSENAGYHAAREEQGQQEAKITEIEHILRTAQVGEGPASTDRVGVGTVVTVAWDGDEDDTESFFLGSRENAQLDPSLAETDVYSPQSPIGQAVLGARVGEAVEFDTPTGATASVTILNIEAH, translated from the coding sequence ATGGCAGAGAACGTTACCGACACCGTGTTCCTGACCCAGGCCGCCTTCGACAAGCTCACCGCGGATCTGGAGTCCCTCAAGGGCAACCGCGAGGCGATCTCGAAGAAGATCGCCCAGGCTCGCGAGGAGGGCGACCTGTCCGAGAACGCCGGCTATCACGCCGCGCGTGAGGAACAGGGCCAGCAGGAGGCCAAGATCACCGAGATCGAGCACATCCTGCGCACCGCCCAGGTCGGCGAAGGCCCGGCGAGCACGGACCGCGTGGGCGTCGGCACGGTCGTGACGGTCGCCTGGGACGGCGACGAGGACGACACGGAGTCCTTCTTCCTGGGCTCGCGCGAAAACGCGCAGCTGGATCCATCCCTGGCCGAGACGGATGTCTACAGCCCCCAGTCCCCGATCGGCCAGGCCGTGCTGGGTGCCCGGGTGGGCGAGGCGGTCGAGTTCGACACCCCCACCGGCGCCACCGCGAGCGTCACCATCCTCAACATCGAAGCACACTGA
- the mca gene encoding mycothiol conjugate amidase Mca — MSESQEPREDHPSVGGWSPAQRVDALGQRLRLLHVHAHPDDESSKGAATTAKYEAEGVDVVVVTCTGGELGDVLNPAMDRPEIVANLPEVRRREMDTARDILGIDQIWLGYCDSGLPEGDPLPPLPDGSFATLDPAEAARPLVKIIRRLRPHVVTTYDERGGYPHPDHIQTHRVTMEAVRQAAVADHLPELGPAWQVPKVYYQMTLTAGRWHGLNEAMKAQGLEGAYDERLAHHPVDEAYQARITTRVPCADYFEVRNRALLAHATQIDPHGAWFACPLDIEKVAWPTEDYQLVINHTDSTVPEDDLFAGIALARPQVG, encoded by the coding sequence ATGAGCGAGTCACAGGAACCTCGCGAGGACCATCCGAGCGTCGGGGGGTGGTCCCCGGCGCAGCGCGTGGACGCCCTCGGCCAGCGGCTACGCCTGCTCCACGTCCATGCCCACCCCGATGACGAATCCAGCAAGGGTGCCGCGACCACCGCGAAGTACGAGGCCGAGGGGGTCGACGTCGTCGTGGTGACCTGCACCGGCGGCGAGCTCGGTGATGTCCTCAATCCCGCGATGGACCGCCCGGAGATCGTCGCGAACCTTCCCGAGGTGCGCCGTCGTGAAATGGACACCGCCCGCGACATCCTCGGCATCGACCAGATCTGGCTCGGCTACTGCGACTCAGGGCTGCCCGAGGGCGACCCGCTACCTCCGCTGCCCGACGGGTCCTTCGCCACCCTCGACCCGGCCGAGGCCGCCCGGCCGCTGGTGAAGATCATCCGCAGGCTCCGCCCCCACGTCGTCACCACCTACGACGAGCGGGGCGGCTATCCCCACCCGGACCACATCCAGACCCATCGGGTGACGATGGAGGCCGTCCGCCAGGCCGCCGTGGCCGACCACCTCCCGGAACTCGGCCCGGCCTGGCAGGTGCCGAAGGTCTACTACCAGATGACCCTCACCGCCGGGCGGTGGCACGGTCTCAACGAGGCCATGAAGGCGCAGGGCCTCGAGGGAGCGTACGACGAGCGACTGGCGCACCACCCGGTGGACGAGGCATACCAGGCCCGGATCACCACCCGCGTCCCGTGCGCCGACTACTTCGAGGTGCGCAACCGCGCGCTGCTCGCCCACGCCACCCAGATCGACCCCCACGGGGCTTGGTTCGCCTGCCCGCTCGATATCGAGAAGGTCGCCTGGCCGACGGAGGACTACCAGCTCGTGATCAACCACACGGACTCCACCGTGCCGGAGGACGACCTCTTCGCCGGCATCGCGCTGGCCCGCCCCCAGGTCGGCTAG
- a CDS encoding DUF72 domain-containing protein, translating into MARIGTSGWSYDHWDGVLYPPGTPARDRLAAYVAVFDTVELNASFYRWPPDRTFASWHRRLPEGFAMTVKAPRGLTHAKRLAEPEAWIERIRRGLHELGDRRGAFLVQLHPAHERDDARLGWFLGHLPEWLDVAVEFRHPSWLDDRVFDLLARHGAAYVVMSGAQLPCVLRATCERVYVRFHGPDHEHLYAGSYSDADLAWWADRIREWEGQGRRVWGYFNNDGEGNAVRNARTLRTLLGSQA; encoded by the coding sequence GTGGCACGCATCGGCACCTCCGGTTGGAGCTACGACCACTGGGACGGCGTCCTGTACCCGCCGGGCACACCGGCCCGGGATCGGCTCGCCGCCTACGTCGCGGTCTTCGACACGGTGGAGCTCAATGCGAGCTTCTACCGCTGGCCACCGGACCGAACGTTCGCCTCCTGGCACCGGCGGCTGCCGGAGGGGTTCGCCATGACCGTCAAGGCACCCCGCGGACTGACCCACGCCAAACGGCTGGCCGAACCCGAGGCCTGGATCGAGCGGATCCGGCGGGGGCTGCACGAACTGGGCGACCGGCGCGGCGCGTTCCTGGTCCAACTGCATCCGGCCCACGAACGTGACGATGCCCGGTTGGGCTGGTTCCTGGGCCATCTGCCCGAGTGGCTCGACGTCGCCGTCGAATTCCGCCATCCGTCCTGGCTGGACGATCGGGTCTTCGACCTGCTAGCCAGGCATGGGGCGGCGTACGTGGTGATGAGCGGCGCACAGTTGCCGTGCGTGCTGCGGGCCACTTGCGAGCGTGTCTACGTACGCTTCCACGGCCCGGACCACGAGCACCTGTATGCGGGGTCGTACAGCGACGCCGATCTGGCCTGGTGGGCCGACCGTATCCGCGAATGGGAAGGCCAGGGCCGGCGGGTGTGGGGCTACTTCAACAACGACGGGGAGGGCAACGCCGTGCGCAACGCCCGCACCCTGCGGACCCTCCTGGGCTCTCAGGCCTGA
- a CDS encoding uracil-DNA glycosylase, producing the protein MTPRPLPDLVAPDWAEALAPVAPVVARMGDFLRAEITAGRGYLPAGDRVLRAFTRPMADVRVLIVGQDPYPTPGHPVGLSFSVAPDVSPLPASLRNIYAELQADLGIPPAPNGDLGGWFEQGVLLLNRCLTVQPGKPASHRGKGWEEVTETAIRALARRGGPLVAILWGRDARNLAPMLSPVPVIESAHPSPLSARNGFFGSRPFSRANALLVEQGGQPIDWDLRHRA; encoded by the coding sequence ATGACGCCCCGTCCACTGCCCGACCTGGTGGCGCCCGACTGGGCCGAGGCGCTGGCCCCGGTCGCGCCCGTCGTGGCGCGCATGGGCGACTTCCTGCGCGCCGAGATCACCGCAGGACGCGGCTACCTTCCCGCCGGTGATCGGGTGCTCCGCGCCTTCACCCGGCCGATGGCCGACGTCCGGGTGCTGATCGTCGGCCAGGATCCTTACCCGACGCCGGGACATCCGGTCGGGCTGAGCTTCTCCGTCGCCCCTGACGTGTCGCCGCTGCCGGCGAGTCTGCGCAATATCTACGCGGAGCTCCAAGCCGACCTGGGCATCCCACCGGCGCCGAACGGCGATCTGGGCGGCTGGTTCGAGCAGGGGGTGCTGCTCCTCAACCGGTGCCTGACCGTGCAACCCGGCAAGCCGGCCTCGCACCGCGGCAAGGGGTGGGAGGAGGTCACGGAAACGGCGATTCGGGCCCTGGCCCGTCGTGGCGGTCCACTGGTGGCGATCCTCTGGGGCCGCGACGCCCGCAACCTCGCCCCGATGCTGTCGCCGGTTCCGGTGATCGAGAGCGCACACCCGTCACCCCTGAGTGCGCGGAACGGGTTCTTCGGATCCCGGCCCTTCAGCCGCGCGAACGCCCTCCTGGTGGAGCAGGGTGGCCAGCCGATCGACTGGGACCTGCGGCACCGGGCCTGA
- a CDS encoding DUF4307 domain-containing protein gives MARTRIQALSDDPADIDRIARRYPGGAGRAAVLRLVLAVLIVVALGWYLQVALRNSQRPPVEATLTAHWVVDDQRAGFTLQVARTDPSRAAVCTVRAQAQNYEHIGDVDVPIPPSTQQVVTVDGTLRTVRRADAVYVEGCRLT, from the coding sequence GTGGCACGCACACGCATCCAGGCCCTGAGCGACGACCCGGCCGACATCGACCGGATCGCGCGACGCTACCCGGGTGGCGCTGGCCGCGCGGCGGTGCTGCGCCTCGTCCTCGCCGTGCTGATCGTGGTGGCCCTCGGCTGGTATCTCCAGGTCGCCCTTCGCAACTCCCAGCGTCCGCCGGTGGAGGCCACGCTGACCGCGCACTGGGTGGTGGATGACCAGCGGGCCGGTTTCACCCTCCAGGTCGCTCGCACCGATCCGAGCCGAGCCGCGGTCTGCACCGTCCGTGCGCAGGCCCAGAACTACGAGCACATCGGGGATGTCGACGTGCCCATCCCGCCCTCGACCCAGCAGGTGGTCACCGTCGACGGCACCCTGCGCACGGTCCGGCGTGCCGATGCCGTGTACGTCGAGGGGTGCCGTCTCACCTGA
- the msrA gene encoding peptide-methionine (S)-S-oxide reductase MsrA has product MPDDATPDGSELAYFALGCFWGEEKMFWNTAGVTNTAVGYQGGFTPNPTYEEVCTGRTGHAETVRVAFDPTRVTYEALVKQFFEAHDPTQGYRQGNDVGTQYRSALFPVSAEQEEVARRLLETYAEAYTNAGYGAITTEITRLDPATGEPAFWYAEDYHQQYLIKNPNGYCPIHSTGVTCA; this is encoded by the coding sequence GTGCCCGACGACGCGACCCCGGACGGTTCGGAGCTGGCCTATTTCGCGCTGGGATGCTTCTGGGGCGAGGAGAAGATGTTCTGGAACACCGCCGGAGTCACCAACACCGCCGTCGGCTACCAGGGCGGCTTCACCCCGAACCCGACGTACGAGGAGGTCTGCACCGGCCGCACCGGTCACGCTGAGACCGTCCGGGTGGCCTTCGACCCCACCCGGGTGACGTACGAGGCGCTGGTCAAGCAGTTCTTCGAGGCTCACGACCCGACGCAGGGCTACCGGCAGGGCAATGACGTCGGCACGCAGTACCGTTCGGCCCTGTTCCCGGTCTCGGCGGAGCAGGAGGAGGTCGCCCGCCGACTGCTCGAGACGTACGCGGAGGCGTACACGAACGCCGGGTACGGCGCGATCACCACCGAGATCACGCGGCTCGACCCGGCCACCGGGGAACCGGCCTTCTGGTACGCCGAGGACTACCACCAGCAGTACCTGATCAAGAACCCGAACGGCTACTGCCCGATCCACTCGACCGGCGTCACCTGCGCCTGA
- a CDS encoding polysaccharide deacetylase family protein — protein sequence MRRGIAAAVVVLSGVAVTGCAPAGAMSGASSPSPVAAPVAPPPPPAPTDLHPGTNHAYLADAYAYPAADVHAWLVDGAKAANYPQRRIAFLTFDDGPSNSTTPKDLDILRAEGVPATFFYITGPMGLAKVDPAVPHRALAEGHAVCVHSRSHNYHELYPGRRADAEHVVADHERAMGDLRGVFGADFAAGCYRYPGATCPGEGWPPLMRRWPSGASTGSTGTR from the coding sequence ATGCGGCGAGGGATCGCGGCGGCGGTGGTGGTGCTGTCCGGCGTGGCCGTGACCGGCTGCGCCCCCGCGGGTGCGATGTCCGGGGCCTCGAGCCCCTCCCCGGTGGCGGCCCCGGTCGCGCCGCCTCCTCCACCGGCCCCGACGGATCTGCACCCGGGCACCAACCACGCCTACCTGGCCGATGCCTATGCCTATCCCGCCGCCGACGTCCACGCGTGGCTGGTCGACGGGGCGAAGGCCGCGAACTACCCGCAGCGCAGGATCGCGTTCCTCACCTTCGACGACGGGCCCAGTAACTCGACCACGCCGAAAGACCTCGACATCCTCCGGGCCGAGGGCGTCCCGGCGACGTTCTTCTACATCACGGGGCCCATGGGGCTGGCCAAGGTCGACCCCGCGGTTCCGCATCGCGCCCTGGCAGAGGGACACGCTGTGTGCGTCCACAGCCGCTCGCACAACTACCACGAGCTCTACCCGGGGCGCAGGGCCGATGCGGAGCACGTGGTTGCGGACCACGAGAGGGCGATGGGTGACCTGCGTGGAGTCTTCGGCGCCGACTTTGCCGCCGGCTGCTATCGCTACCCGGGGGCCACATGTCCTGGCGAGGGATGGCCCCCGCTGATGCGGCGCTGGCCGAGCGGGGCGTCCACTGGATCGACTGGAACTCGATGA
- a CDS encoding Re/Si-specific NAD(P)(+) transhydrogenase subunit alpha, whose translation MRIGVPRESSPSETRVAATPSTVPQLLKLGYDVVVERGAGERADFPDTAYAEAGASFGTSQEVWASDVVLSCNPPTDDELALMSPGATLVSMLSPALHPEVAERYADAGISALSLDAVPRISRAQSLDVLSSMANIAGYRAVIEAAQAYGGMFTGQVTAAGKVPPAQVFVVGAGVAGLAAIGIAGSMGAQVRAFDVRPEVGEQIESMGATFVEVGAVDTTVSSDGYAKEMSADQAELAARMYAEESRNADIVITTAQIRGKAAPILLTAEMIAAMKPGSVIVDMAASTGGNTALTRADEKVVTDNGVTIIGWTDLAGRLPRQASQLFGTNLVNLLKLVTPAKDGQLVLDFDDEVVRSMTVTRKGAVTWPPPPVKVSAAPTPVTTPSAEVAKPAEDPIAAAQRKRTRNLVAAGLGMVIFFVIGGLSPLGILGHWMVLMLAVFVGFYVISNVTHALHTPLMAETNAISGIIMVGALLQVGSDNIAVTILSWVAILVASINVFGGFLVTNRMLAMFRKG comes from the coding sequence GTGCGAATCGGAGTGCCCAGAGAGTCCTCACCATCCGAGACCCGGGTGGCCGCGACTCCGTCAACTGTTCCGCAATTACTCAAGCTCGGCTACGACGTGGTGGTGGAGCGAGGAGCCGGCGAGCGCGCCGACTTCCCCGACACCGCCTACGCCGAGGCCGGCGCCAGCTTCGGGACGTCCCAGGAGGTCTGGGCGTCCGACGTGGTGCTGAGCTGCAACCCACCCACCGACGACGAGCTCGCCCTGATGTCACCGGGTGCCACGCTGGTCTCGATGCTGTCCCCCGCCCTGCATCCCGAGGTGGCGGAGCGCTACGCCGATGCCGGCATCAGCGCCCTGTCGCTGGATGCGGTGCCCCGCATCTCCCGGGCACAGTCGCTGGATGTGCTGTCCTCGATGGCCAACATCGCCGGCTATCGGGCGGTGATCGAGGCCGCCCAGGCGTACGGCGGCATGTTCACCGGCCAGGTGACAGCGGCCGGCAAGGTCCCGCCGGCCCAGGTGTTCGTCGTCGGTGCGGGTGTGGCCGGTCTGGCCGCCATCGGCATCGCGGGTTCGATGGGTGCCCAGGTGCGGGCGTTCGACGTACGTCCCGAGGTCGGTGAGCAGATCGAGTCGATGGGTGCCACCTTCGTGGAGGTCGGCGCGGTGGACACCACCGTGTCCTCCGACGGCTACGCCAAGGAGATGTCGGCCGACCAGGCCGAGCTCGCCGCCCGGATGTACGCCGAGGAGTCGCGCAACGCGGACATCGTCATCACCACCGCGCAGATCCGCGGCAAGGCCGCCCCGATCCTGCTGACCGCCGAGATGATCGCCGCCATGAAGCCCGGCAGTGTCATCGTCGACATGGCCGCTTCGACGGGGGGCAACACCGCGCTCACCCGGGCCGATGAGAAGGTCGTCACCGACAACGGGGTGACCATCATCGGCTGGACCGACCTGGCCGGCCGGTTGCCGCGGCAGGCCTCGCAGCTGTTCGGTACCAACCTGGTCAACCTGCTCAAGCTGGTCACCCCGGCGAAGGACGGCCAGCTCGTGCTCGACTTCGACGACGAGGTCGTACGGTCGATGACCGTCACCCGCAAGGGCGCCGTCACCTGGCCGCCGCCACCCGTCAAGGTCTCGGCCGCCCCCACCCCGGTGACCACGCCTTCGGCGGAGGTGGCCAAGCCCGCCGAGGATCCGATCGCTGCGGCGCAGCGGAAGCGGACCCGCAACCTGGTCGCCGCCGGCCTGGGGATGGTGATCTTCTTCGTCATCGGGGGGCTGTCCCCGCTCGGCATCCTCGGGCACTGGATGGTGCTCATGCTGGCCGTGTTCGTCGGCTTCTACGTGATCTCGAACGTCACGCACGCTCTGCACACGCCGCTGATGGCCGAGACGAACGCCATCTCGGGCATCATCATGGTCGGCGCCCTGCTCCAGGTCGGCAGCGACAACATCGCTGTGACGATCCTGTCGTGGGTGGCCATCCTGGTCGCGTCCATCAACGTCTTCGGCGGCTTCCTGGTGACGAACCGGATGCTGGCCATGTTCCGGAAGGGCTGA
- a CDS encoding MFS transporter, with amino-acid sequence MTRPTFLRRSGVDRLPADVYVLGVISFFVAVGFGVVIPVLPVFTRSFGVGQLETGLVISAFAVMRLVTSPFTGRLIDRAGERVILAIGILIVAASSAAIGLAGSYGQLLVFRAAGGIGSAMFTVSAMTLLIRSVPDSHRGRATGTFQTGFLIGNMTGPAVGGLLAAVSIRAPFFFYAGTLVAAAVVGMVMLHRPGASTGGTRPVAEVALSRPFRRILADSRYQAALVCNFANGWSSLGIRSSLTPVLVVEVLHRDPVWTGLTIAIASVVQTIALRPAGLFVDRIGRRPAMITGSLIGGLSMLAVAFVPDVGSLIGVLCAYALAVSLMGTAPAATVGDIAGPRSGTPVAVFSMASDAGQIFGPIVAGVIADRVGIPFAYVTATLLMGLAALASARMPRRTPPVPTKETAPMTPDA; translated from the coding sequence ATGACCCGGCCGACCTTCCTGCGACGCTCCGGCGTCGACCGTCTCCCGGCCGACGTGTACGTGCTCGGGGTCATCTCGTTCTTCGTGGCCGTCGGGTTCGGCGTCGTCATCCCGGTCCTGCCCGTCTTCACCCGTTCCTTCGGCGTCGGCCAACTGGAGACGGGTCTGGTGATCTCCGCCTTCGCCGTGATGCGCCTGGTGACCAGTCCGTTCACGGGACGGCTGATCGACCGGGCCGGAGAACGGGTCATCCTCGCCATCGGGATCCTCATCGTCGCCGCCTCCAGCGCGGCGATCGGTCTCGCCGGGTCGTACGGGCAACTGCTCGTCTTCCGGGCCGCCGGGGGAATCGGGTCGGCGATGTTCACCGTGTCCGCCATGACGCTGCTGATCCGCTCGGTGCCCGACTCCCACCGCGGCAGGGCCACCGGGACGTTCCAGACCGGCTTCCTGATCGGCAACATGACGGGGCCGGCCGTCGGAGGCCTGCTGGCGGCGGTGTCGATCCGGGCACCGTTCTTCTTCTATGCCGGGACCCTGGTGGCCGCGGCTGTGGTCGGCATGGTGATGCTGCACCGGCCCGGCGCCTCCACCGGCGGCACTCGACCGGTGGCCGAGGTGGCGCTCAGCCGCCCGTTCCGTCGCATCCTGGCCGACTCCCGGTATCAGGCCGCGTTGGTCTGCAACTTCGCGAACGGCTGGAGCTCCCTCGGCATCCGAAGCTCCCTCACCCCCGTGCTCGTCGTCGAGGTCCTGCACCGGGACCCGGTCTGGACCGGGTTGACGATCGCCATCGCGTCCGTGGTCCAGACCATCGCCCTGCGGCCCGCCGGCCTGTTCGTCGACCGGATCGGGCGCCGCCCCGCGATGATCACCGGCAGCCTCATCGGGGGACTGTCGATGCTCGCCGTCGCGTTCGTCCCGGACGTGGGGAGCCTGATCGGCGTGCTGTGTGCGTACGCGCTTGCCGTCTCCCTGATGGGCACCGCGCCCGCCGCGACCGTCGGCGACATCGCCGGGCCGCGTTCCGGCACGCCCGTCGCCGTCTTCTCGATGGCGTCCGACGCCGGGCAGATCTTCGGACCGATCGTCGCCGGCGTCATCGCCGATCGGGTCGGCATCCCGTTCGCGTACGTGACGGCTACCCTGCTGATGGGCCTGGCGGCGCTCGCCTCCGCGCGGATGCCGCGCCGGACGCCACCGGTCCCCACGAAGGAGACCGCACCGATGACCCCGGACGCATGA
- a CDS encoding AI-2E family transporter, whose product MTAQDVGPRAADAASQGQRRDGIPPLAAPEIAERSLGSAESVPPPIRVAASWTWRMLLIGVGIVALGYVLRYFSGLTVPLAVAVLLAALLTPPKSWMVRHGVNRALAAGLSLVVGLVIVLGVLSGIILQVVAQAPTLVSSSQGGIVKLIAWLSDGPLQLAPDQVQSALGQLASQVPDKLQSWSGQILGVAAGLGSSVASFFAGAFTALFALFFFLYSGRFLWASCLRIVPKRARPAVDRGATLGWKALMDYVRSTVLVAFVDALGILIGALALQVPMAGAIGALTFLAAFVPIVGAVVAGTIGVLIALVTKGWVAALILLGVVILVQQLEGNVLAPLLLGKAVSLHPLAILLGITIGVTLGGIAGAVVAVPVVAFIKVFSDSLSARDWLRLAPAGDLRLTYDDVVASNALGDGTAETLHMQLDPTRPTTADLDLRRRRRGKA is encoded by the coding sequence ATGACGGCACAGGACGTCGGGCCTCGGGCCGCCGACGCTGCTTCACAGGGCCAACGGAGGGACGGGATCCCGCCCCTCGCCGCGCCCGAGATCGCCGAGAGGTCGCTCGGCTCCGCCGAGTCGGTCCCACCACCGATCCGGGTGGCGGCGTCGTGGACCTGGCGGATGCTCCTGATCGGGGTGGGGATCGTCGCCCTCGGGTACGTGCTGCGGTATTTCTCCGGGCTCACCGTTCCCCTGGCGGTGGCGGTCCTGCTCGCCGCACTGCTGACGCCGCCGAAGTCCTGGATGGTCCGCCACGGGGTCAACCGGGCGCTGGCTGCGGGCCTCAGCCTGGTCGTCGGGCTGGTGATCGTGCTGGGCGTGCTCTCCGGGATCATCCTGCAGGTCGTCGCCCAGGCCCCGACACTGGTGAGCTCATCCCAGGGCGGCATCGTCAAGCTCATCGCCTGGCTGAGCGACGGCCCCCTCCAGCTCGCCCCCGACCAGGTGCAGAGCGCCCTCGGTCAGTTGGCCTCGCAGGTCCCGGACAAGCTGCAGTCCTGGTCAGGGCAGATCCTCGGGGTCGCGGCCGGGCTCGGTTCGTCGGTGGCGAGCTTCTTCGCCGGGGCGTTCACCGCGCTGTTCGCGCTCTTCTTCTTCCTCTACAGCGGTCGGTTCCTGTGGGCCTCGTGCCTGCGGATCGTGCCCAAGCGGGCCCGGCCAGCGGTCGACCGCGGCGCCACGCTGGGCTGGAAGGCGCTGATGGACTACGTACGGTCCACCGTGCTGGTCGCCTTCGTCGACGCGCTCGGCATCCTCATCGGTGCGCTCGCCCTGCAGGTGCCGATGGCCGGGGCGATCGGCGCGCTGACCTTCCTGGCCGCGTTCGTACCGATCGTCGGTGCCGTCGTCGCCGGCACCATCGGGGTCCTCATCGCCCTGGTCACCAAGGGCTGGGTCGCCGCGCTGATCCTGCTCGGTGTGGTCATCCTCGTCCAGCAGCTCGAGGGCAACGTGCTCGCCCCGCTGCTGCTCGGCAAGGCGGTCTCCCTGCACCCGCTGGCGATCCTGCTCGGCATCACCATCGGGGTGACGCTGGGTGGGATCGCGGGTGCGGTCGTGGCCGTCCCGGTGGTCGCGTTCATCAAGGTCTTCTCCGACTCGCTGAGCGCCCGCGACTGGCTCCGTCTCGCCCCGGCGGGAGACCTCCGCCTGACGTACGACGATGTGGTGGCCAGCAACGCTCTCGGCGACGGGACGGCGGAGACGCTGCATATGCAACTCGACCCCACCCGTCCGACGACCGCGGACCTCGACCTGCGGCGACGCCGGCGCGGCAAGGCCTGA